The Desulfobacterales bacterium genome contains the following window.
CTCCTCCTGGTTTGTTTATTTATTCCAGTATAGAATACCTGATTCGGATTTCGAATTTCGCCCCGGACATTTACGGAAAGCATGCCCTCCGGCGTAGACCACAGCCGGCTCATTTGGGGTCGAATATTTACTTCAATTTAAAGCAGACCATCGCTCAATCGCGTCAAATACCACCATCAGCTGAAAACAGAGATGCATGTATCAAATCTTTCAGGAGTGCGGCCGCAGCCCCCACCGGAGAACTTTTGCCGCCGGTGACCGTCACCCGCCCCATGGTGTCCGAAAGATAACTGATCCCCTTTTCGGAAAAATGAACGGTTGACAGCGGATGATCCTTCCCCAGGCGCTTGGGACCGACTTCGAGCATAACGGTTCCATTCTCCATCCGGCATTCACCGATCAGCTTGATAATCGTTCCGTCCGCTTTGGCTTTTTCTATGTCTTTTAGCGTAATGCCGGTAATTCCTGTTACCGGTACATCCGCCGGGCTGAAATTCTTATCAAACAACCGATTGGCAATCAGGATCATTTTATTGCGGGTGTCCAGCCCTTCAACATCCAGGCTCGGATCCGTTTCGGCAATGCCCATTTCCTGGGCAGCCTTTAGCGCCACTTCGTAGGAGCACTTTTCCGTAGTCATACGGGTGAGGATATAATTGGTCGTTCCGTTTAAAATCCCCTCGATTGCGAGCACCTTGGCGCCGGCCAGGCAAAGCAGCCCCACATCCAGCGTCGGCAAAGCCGCAGCCGTGGCTGCACTCATGTAGATGCGGCGCTTCTTACTTTTGGCCAGATCCATGATCTCCTTGTAAAAAAGAACCAGCGGGCCCTTGTTGGCGGTAACGATATCCTTGCCGCTTGTAAGGGCCGCCAGCATATGGCCCCTGCCGGGCTCGGCATCCACCAAATTGGTCGGCGTTGTTTCCACCAGCATCTCCGCGGCCACTGATGCCAGCAGCGCTTTTCCGCCCAATCCCGGTTGTCCGTAACTTTCGAAGGTTTCCACCGAACCGCCTTGTTTCACATGCGACAACAGCCGATCCGCCGGCAAGACCCCATCCTTTGCTACGGCCGAACCGCCGATATCGACGACGGCCGTCAGTTCCAATTCCAGCCCGTATTTTTCCGCTACTGCCTGTTTCTGATCTGTTATCAGCTGCGCGAATGTCCGGCCGACATTGCCGAAACCGCAAAGTATCAAACGCTTTTTCAATGGTTTTAACCCGTTTACTTGTTATCGTTCTCTTTAAGTAGCCTCTGCATCAAAGATTTTATCAGTTTTCCAGCACATCCAAGCGTTCTTTTAACGCCCGGATGGTCCGTTCCTTCTGCTCCTTGACCAGTCTTTCCGCCAGGGCACCGTTTTTTACCCGCAACGCCTCGATAATTCTTTTGTGCTCCTGGCAGGAGGGAACGGCTCTGCCCGGCACATAGGCAAACACGCTCTGGTACAACTCAAACTTCTCCCATAAACTTTTTATCAAATCCAGCAGGTAAGGGTAAGGCGCCGCCTGATAAATCCTTAGATGAAATTCCTTGTTCAAAGGTCCGATTTTATCGTGCTTGTTTTGCTGAATCGCCTTTTCGGTTTTGCCGACGTTTTTATCCAGAAAATCGAGATCCGCCGCCGTAATATGGGCTACGGCCAGCCGGGTCGCCAGGGCTTCCAGTTCTATTCTGATGATGTATATTTCTAGAAGCTCTCTCTCATTAAATTGGCTGACCACCGCCCCCACATGCGGCGTAAAGCGCACCAGGCCTGCGGTTTCAAGGGACCGGATGGCTTCCCGGATGGGAATTTCACTGAAACCGAATTCTTTGGCCAGTTCAGATATGATAACTCTCTGACCCGGTCTTAATTTCCCGGCGATAATATCCCGGTGCAGCTTGGCTTGAACAATCTCGGTCTTTGTTTTAAACTGCACATCCATTTGTTTTTATGCCCCTGTTTATTGGCCGAAGAAAAGGATCAAAAGGCCGGCCGTTCCGCACGGCACCGGAATTCTCTTTCGGACAAAAAAATTGGCTGATAGCGGTGATTTACGAACTCAATGATATATGATATAGGATCTTGTCAACAGATTTTTACGAATGTATCGCGACATCAATTCGCCATTAAATGATTTTTTGACTTTTTATTTCACTCAACTTGTTATAAGTTATCAAAATAATGAGAATTGCCGTTATTTCAGATATTCATGGCAACATGGAAGCGTTTCGCCAGGTATTGGATGATATCGGCCGGTCCAATGTTGACGGCATTTTCTGCCTGGGTGACATGGTGGGCTACGGACCTGAACCCGAAGCGGTCGTTCAGCAGATCCAGGCCCTTGAAATTCCCACAGTCATGGGCAATCATGAACTGGGAGTGGCAAATACGAAGGTTTTAAAATATTTCAATCCCCTTGCCCGCCGGTCCCTGCAACAGACAGCTCAGATGCTGTCCGATAATTCCATCCGCTATATCCGCAGCCTGGAAGCTGCCAAAGTTCTAAAAAACTGCCGACTGGTTCACGGGTTTCCGCCGGACTCCATTAGCACATATCTGTTCCAGATCACGGATGATAAAATCATCTCAACATTTAAAGTCCTGCCTGAACCGATCTGCTTTGTGGGGCATACCCATGTCATTGAAATGATTTCTTTTGACGGACGCGTTGTCATGCATGAAGCCCTTTCCCAGGGTGTCGTCCGGCTCAAGGCCGAACAGCGGCAGATCATCAACGTCGGCAGTGTCGGCCAGCCCAGAGATGATAATAACAACGCCAAATACATCATCTGGGACAACAAAAGCCATGAGATCGAAGTGCGCTATATTCCCTATGACATTGAAGCGGTCGCCAACAAAATTATCGCTGCTGGGCTCCCGAAATCACACGCTTACCGGCTGCGCTGACAAATATCCGACCTCAGTGGGGCTGGCTTTGCTTTCAGCCCGGAGGGCATGATTTGCATAAAAGTCTCTGGCAAAATTCGAAATCCGAATATCGAATTGCGAAACAAAATCAAATTTCTAATTCTCTAAAGACAAAAACAAAATCTTATTCACGAGGTCGGATGCCAGTAATGTTTTGATTATTTGAATTTCGGTCATTAAATATTGTTTCGTATTTCGGATTCCGTGCTTCGGATTTAAATTATTTGTACTTCGTACGGTAAAGCCACTGAACTCCGACCATGCCCTGAGGGTCAGGTTTTCTAAGCGGAAATAAAATGAGAACCATTGATAAATACAAGGTGTGCGGATTGCTCGGTCGCGGCGGCATGAGCAAGGTCTTCAAAGTCGAAGTGCCGGTTATTGGAAAAATCGTCGCCTTAAAGCTGCTGGAACCAAATCCCCTTTTGCTCGATCTGGTCGGAGCCGAAAAGATCCGGGCGATGTTCATGACCGAAGCTGCAACCATGGCAAACCTGCGTCATCCTTACATCATAGACGTATGGGATTTTGGTGAAGCGGACGGCAAGCTCTTTTACACAATGGATTACTTTTGCAACAACCTGGGGATCATCATCGGCGAGACCTATCAAACCGAAATGGAAAGCCGAATCATCAAAACCGAAAAGGCCATTCATTATATCCGCCAGACCCTTGAGGGTCTGGCTTGTCTGCATCATGCCGCCATCATCCACCGTGACATCAAGCCTTATAACATTTTGATCACCGAACAGGACACGGTTAAAATCTGCGATTTTGGCTTGCACAAGCTACGGGGTGAATCTTTTGAGGGGCCCCCGAATCTTAAAGTCGGCTCCCCCTGGTATGCGGCCCCCGAACAGGAAAAAGCACCTGACGCAGTCGATTTCAGCGCCGACCTTTATTCCGTCGGGATCATGCTCTACCGAATGCTGACCGGCAGGCTGCCGCAGGAAACTCCCACCCCTCCCGGCAGATACAACCCGGATCTTGATGAAAACTGGGATTCTTTTATTCTGAAATCGATTGCCCCCCTGCGTCGGCACCGTTTTAACAGCGCCATGGAAATGCTTGCGGTCCTTGAAACCCTTGGGTCGGACTGGCTCAGAAAAAAAGAAAGGATGTGTGCGCTCGAACGGCCGCAGGAGGATAAGATTGAAAATACGGACGGTTACGGCGACAAATCCCAAAACCTAACGCTGAGAAAACACTGCATCAAGGTTGCGCCGAAAGAAGCAATGACTACTTTTAAAATTGATCGCCTTTGGCAGCCTTTGAGTTTTACAAAAAATTCATTTAACATCAGGTCCGACGGGACGGTTCAGGACCTCCGTACCGGGCTCATTTGGCAACTGGCCGGTACGGACTTTCCCGTCAACTGGAACAATGCCTGTTCGTATATTAAAGCTTTGAACAGGCAAAAGGCTACCGGACATAACAACTGGCGGCTGCCCACAATTGCTGAACTGTTGTCACTGGTCTCGCGGACGCCCCACAGAGAAGATCTTTGCATCGAACCGGTATTCAGTCAAAAGCAGAAATGGTTGTGGAGCTGCGACAGACGCTCCTATACCGCTGCATGGTATGTCAGTATGGAAATGGGTTTTGTCTCGTCTAATGACTTCAGCAGCTTTTACTATGCCAAAGGGGTTTGTGAGAATTAATCCGAACGGCGATGCGGCCGGTCATACGATCCCATGGAGCTCCCCTCAACCTGCTGCCGGGGGATCAAACACACTATTGAAAAATATCCACTTTTCGCGAAAATATGTCGATAATAGATTCTAAAATTTTGAAAAACGTTTTTGCCGGGCCAAGACGCGCTGTAATAGTGAAGCTGGTTGACATCACCAAATTTGTACTGTTGATGGGGGTTATCATCTGGTTTTTAGCGCGCGGCACCGACAGGCTGGGTTACAACTGGCAGTGGTATCGAGTCCTTCAATATTTTTTTTATTTGAAAGAGGATGGATACGTCGCCGGACCGCTGATCATGGGGCTGATGGTGACATTTAAAATCACCGGCGTCAGCCTGCTGCTTTCTTTTTCATTCGGTCTGATCGCCGCCCTCTTCCGTTTATCGAACTCTTTTATGGCGCGCGCCCTTGCCAGGGGGTACATCGAACTGATTCGCAACACCCCCCTTCTGGTGCAACTTTTTTTTATCTACTTCGTTCTGGGTCCGGTCCTTGATATCGATCGGTTCACAGCGGCGGTATTGGCGTTAAGCCTTTTTGAGGGCGCCTATGCTTCGGAAATTTTCCGGGCCGGGATAGTATCCATTTCAAAAGGTCAATGGGAGGCAGCCTTCAGCCTGGGACTCGGTAGATATCTGACCTACCGGCACATTATTCTGCCCCAGGCAATCCGGTGGATACTGCCGCCCCTGACCGGACAGGCCATTTCGTTGATCAAAGATTCCGCCCTGGTCAGCACCATTGCAATATACGATCTGACCATGCGGGGGCAGGCGATCGTTGCTGAAACGTTTTTGACTTTTGAAATCTGGTTTACCATTGCCGTTGTCTACCTCCTGATTACTTCGTTCTTATCGCTGATGGTTAACTTCATGGGAAATCGCCTCAAATTGAACCATTAACTAAAAAATTAATCGTGGTGATGTCGTCTCACATCAACAGACAAAAAGAAAGGAGACTAAAGATGAAAATAAAAAGAATATCCATCATCCAAACACTATGGATCACCCTGCTCATTATCGGACTTGCCGATGTGGCCTTTACCGGAGAAACCCAGCAACAACTAACCGCCGAAAGCATGATTGAGCAGGCTCTCAAACGCGGCTCCTTAAAGGTCGGCATGTCCACATTTGTTCCCTGGGCCATGAAGGATAAAACCGGAAAATTGATCGGTTTCGAAATCGATGTGGCCACGCGCCTGGCGAAAGATATGGGCGTTGCGGTTCAATTTGTTCCGACCAAATGGGCTGGAATCATTCCTTCGCTGCTCACCGGCAAGTTTGATGTCATTATCGGCGGGATGGGAATTTTACCGAGCCGAAACCTGAAGGTCAATTTCAGTATCCCTTATGATTATACCGGCATGTCGATGGTGGCCCATAAAAACCTGGCGGCCGGATTCAACAGTTTAAACGATTTCAACAGACCGGACGTGATTCTTTCCATCCGGCTCGGGTCAACTGCGGTTCCGGCCGCCCAGAAATTCATGCCGAAGGCCCAGCTGCGTTATTTTGACGACGAGGCCCAGACCTACCAGGAACTGCTGAACGGCAACGCGCATGCGGTGGTCGGCTCAGCCCCAAAGCCGGCTGAATGGGCGCTGAAATATCCCGATAAGCTCTTCCTGCCGCTGGCGGAAACCTTTACCAAAGAGCCCATCGGGTTTGCCGTCCGAAAAGGAGATTTCGACAGCATTAACTATCTGAACAACTGGATCACGTTCGTGAGGGCCGAGGGCTGGCTGCAGGAGCGCAAGCATTATTGGTTCGAAACCCGGGACTGGGAAAATCAGATCCAATAATGCCGCCATTAAAAACAAAAAAAAGCTTAACCCCGCTGGACGCCCTACTGGCCGTCCTCTTTGTGGGAATGGGTCTGTACTTGCTTTACCGCGTTAATATCGGACTCAATTACAAATGGAGTTGGTCAACCATACCCCAGTATCTTTTTCGGTATGATCCGCAGCAAGAACGCTGGCTGCCGAATCTGCTGATGCAGGGTTTTTTTACGACCATCCGCCTGAGTTTCTGGGGAACCATTCTGGCAACACTGCTGGGAACGATGATGGGGCTGTTCCGGCTGAGTCATCGCCTATTCAGGCGCCTGGTCGGAGGCGCCTATGTTGAGCTGAGCCGAAACCTTCCCCCCCTGGTTCTGATTTTTTTATTTTATTTTTTTATCAGCGATCAGATCATGCCGGTACTCAGCGTGGAAGATTTTTTTCAAGCCCGATCGGAAAGCACCAAAACCATTTTGAGTTTTCTATTTGCGCCGGCGGAACAGTTTCCCACATTTCTGTCAGCCCTCGTCACCCTGGCTGTTTTTGAAGGAGCGTATATCACGGAAATTGTCCGGGCCGGCATTCAATCCATCGAAAAAGGGCAGTGGGAGGTTTCATCGGCCCTCGGTTTTTCGAGGAAGGCGCAATTACGCCACATCATTTTACCCCAGGCCGTCCAGCGAATCCTTCCCCCTCTGGCAGGACAGTTTATTTCAACCATCAAGGATTCGGCCATTGTATCGGTTATATCCATTCAGGAGCTTACGTTTCAGGGAATCGAGCTGATGTCGGCCACCTATCTGACCTTTGAAGTCTGGATTACGATTACACTGCTCTATCTGTCCCTGACATTAAGCCTTTCGCTGGCCATCGGACGCCTCGAGATGTATATGAAACATAGGGGCGCCGGTTAAAATCCGTATTTTTTAGATGGGCTTAAACAGATGAAGGGTGACAGCCCGTGGGTTGTGTATTATATTTGCCATAGCTTTTAGTCTTACATGAATAATAAACAACGATAACAAGATGTTAAAATGATGAAACCTACTTTTCCGGAAAAAGCCAGACTCCTGGATAGACTGAAAAAAGGAAACTTTAATGTTCCGGACTTTATTTATATTCCTGCTGACGATTTCAAAAGTGAAAATTTCAAGGCCTTAGAATCTTTTATAGGCAATCACCACGAAAGTTTTAAGGTGATCGCACGAAGCGGACACCCACAGGAAGAATTTTACAAGGGGGGTACTTTCGACTCGCTGGAGACATACGCCGATGTCGGCGGGATTAAGTATGCCCGAAAACGGATAATTACCAGTGCGAAGAATTCAAGAAGGCTGACGATCCTCAGACAGCAAAAGTTTAACAGCGCGCCGGATATCGACCTTGAGGAAATGGGTGTCATCGTAATGCCGTTTATTGACGGCATCAGCGTAATGACCAAAAAACTGGGGAAACAGTGGGAATTCGGTTATAGTTTTAACCGAACCCAGCAAGTCCAGAAAGATCCCTATGTCACCCAAACGCCCCATGACCGCAAGTTGTTACAGGTATCGGAAGATATTCAGGACTATCTGGGTTTCAAGTGTGAAATTGAATATATTATTTCTGAAGACGGAGAAATTTTCGTCGTTCAGGCCAAGGACATTTCCCATATCGACACCCTGATGCAAAAGGAAAGCGAAAGGTCCATCCGGCTGGACGGTCTTCGTAGAATACGGAAAAGACGAAGTTACCGCGAGCGGCCGATATTTGTGATCGACAGCAAATCCGTCTACCTCGATATTATCTCAAAATGCGAAGAACTGGTTCTTGGAAGCGAAGGGCCTGGCACTACCATCGATGATATTCTCGGCATTATTTCGGCCTATGATGATGAAATGGAAGCCTTTGCGT
Protein-coding sequences here:
- a CDS encoding homoserine dehydrogenase; the protein is MKKRLILCGFGNVGRTFAQLITDQKQAVAEKYGLELELTAVVDIGGSAVAKDGVLPADRLLSHVKQGGSVETFESYGQPGLGGKALLASVAAEMLVETTPTNLVDAEPGRGHMLAALTSGKDIVTANKGPLVLFYKEIMDLAKSKKRRIYMSAATAAALPTLDVGLLCLAGAKVLAIEGILNGTTNYILTRMTTEKCSYEVALKAAQEMGIAETDPSLDVEGLDTRNKMILIANRLFDKNFSPADVPVTGITGITLKDIEKAKADGTIIKLIGECRMENGTVMLEVGPKRLGKDHPLSTVHFSEKGISYLSDTMGRVTVTGGKSSPVGAAAALLKDLIHASLFSADGGI
- a CDS encoding GntR family transcriptional regulator — encoded protein: MDVQFKTKTEIVQAKLHRDIIAGKLRPGQRVIISELAKEFGFSEIPIREAIRSLETAGLVRFTPHVGAVVSQFNERELLEIYIIRIELEALATRLAVAHITAADLDFLDKNVGKTEKAIQQNKHDKIGPLNKEFHLRIYQAAPYPYLLDLIKSLWEKFELYQSVFAYVPGRAVPSCQEHKRIIEALRVKNGALAERLVKEQKERTIRALKERLDVLEN
- a CDS encoding metallophosphoesterase family protein, whose product is MRIAVISDIHGNMEAFRQVLDDIGRSNVDGIFCLGDMVGYGPEPEAVVQQIQALEIPTVMGNHELGVANTKVLKYFNPLARRSLQQTAQMLSDNSIRYIRSLEAAKVLKNCRLVHGFPPDSISTYLFQITDDKIISTFKVLPEPICFVGHTHVIEMISFDGRVVMHEALSQGVVRLKAEQRQIINVGSVGQPRDDNNNAKYIIWDNKSHEIEVRYIPYDIEAVANKIIAAGLPKSHAYRLR
- a CDS encoding protein kinase, with the protein product MRTIDKYKVCGLLGRGGMSKVFKVEVPVIGKIVALKLLEPNPLLLDLVGAEKIRAMFMTEAATMANLRHPYIIDVWDFGEADGKLFYTMDYFCNNLGIIIGETYQTEMESRIIKTEKAIHYIRQTLEGLACLHHAAIIHRDIKPYNILITEQDTVKICDFGLHKLRGESFEGPPNLKVGSPWYAAPEQEKAPDAVDFSADLYSVGIMLYRMLTGRLPQETPTPPGRYNPDLDENWDSFILKSIAPLRRHRFNSAMEMLAVLETLGSDWLRKKERMCALERPQEDKIENTDGYGDKSQNLTLRKHCIKVAPKEAMTTFKIDRLWQPLSFTKNSFNIRSDGTVQDLRTGLIWQLAGTDFPVNWNNACSYIKALNRQKATGHNNWRLPTIAELLSLVSRTPHREDLCIEPVFSQKQKWLWSCDRRSYTAAWYVSMEMGFVSSNDFSSFYYAKGVCEN
- a CDS encoding amino acid ABC transporter permease, which gives rise to MKLVDITKFVLLMGVIIWFLARGTDRLGYNWQWYRVLQYFFYLKEDGYVAGPLIMGLMVTFKITGVSLLLSFSFGLIAALFRLSNSFMARALARGYIELIRNTPLLVQLFFIYFVLGPVLDIDRFTAAVLALSLFEGAYASEIFRAGIVSISKGQWEAAFSLGLGRYLTYRHIILPQAIRWILPPLTGQAISLIKDSALVSTIAIYDLTMRGQAIVAETFLTFEIWFTIAVVYLLITSFLSLMVNFMGNRLKLNH
- a CDS encoding transporter substrate-binding domain-containing protein — translated: MKIKRISIIQTLWITLLIIGLADVAFTGETQQQLTAESMIEQALKRGSLKVGMSTFVPWAMKDKTGKLIGFEIDVATRLAKDMGVAVQFVPTKWAGIIPSLLTGKFDVIIGGMGILPSRNLKVNFSIPYDYTGMSMVAHKNLAAGFNSLNDFNRPDVILSIRLGSTAVPAAQKFMPKAQLRYFDDEAQTYQELLNGNAHAVVGSAPKPAEWALKYPDKLFLPLAETFTKEPIGFAVRKGDFDSINYLNNWITFVRAEGWLQERKHYWFETRDWENQIQ
- a CDS encoding amino acid ABC transporter permease, with translation MPPLKTKKSLTPLDALLAVLFVGMGLYLLYRVNIGLNYKWSWSTIPQYLFRYDPQQERWLPNLLMQGFFTTIRLSFWGTILATLLGTMMGLFRLSHRLFRRLVGGAYVELSRNLPPLVLIFLFYFFISDQIMPVLSVEDFFQARSESTKTILSFLFAPAEQFPTFLSALVTLAVFEGAYITEIVRAGIQSIEKGQWEVSSALGFSRKAQLRHIILPQAVQRILPPLAGQFISTIKDSAIVSVISIQELTFQGIELMSATYLTFEVWITITLLYLSLTLSLSLAIGRLEMYMKHRGAG